Genomic DNA from Planctomycetaceae bacterium:
ACTGATTTCAAACGCCCTGTTTAGAGTTGGATACCATAATAAAATATCGCCATTGAGTCCCTTTTTGCCGTGGAGAGTCGGCGTTGTCCAATCATCATAGTCAGGCGCTCTGCCATCGTGAATTTTGCCATCGGCAAGTTCGCCGCCAATGCCGATAACAAAAACCGCACCGTATTCTTTGGCGACTTTATCCTCACGCTGTTTGGGCGTAAGGTCGGGATACATTTCCTGCAAATCTTCGGTGTGCACAAATTCGATTTTCTTCGGCAGGATTGGCGTAATTTGCGGATGCAGACTGCGGACGTAATTTTCGGTTTCCAAAAGGCAACTGTAAATCGTCCGCACAATGTTTTTCAAAAACTCAAGATTCCGCTGCTGGGGCGTTATCACCCGCTCCCAATCCCACTGGTCAACGTAAATCGAATGCAGATTATCGAGCGATTCCTCGTCCGGCCTGATAGCGTTCATATCGGTATAAAGACCCTCGTCTGGTTTGAAGCCGTAATCAGCAAGCACCATACGCTTCCACTTAGCCAGCGAAAACACAACTTCTGCATCGCTGTCGGCGTCGTCACGAATCTGGAACGTTACTTTTCTTTCGATGCCGTTAAGGTCGTCGTTTATGCCGGAGCCTTTGCGGACGAAAAGCGGAGCCGAGACTCGCTGCAAGTTCAGGTTCCACGAGAGCGTTTGTTCAAAAAAATCCTTAACTTCCTTAATCGCCTTTTCCGTTTCGCGCAATGTCAGAAGCGGTTTGTAATGCGGGTCGATGTAGAGACTTGCCAATTGTTCACTCCTTATAATAATTTCAGACAATAAGAGCCAACGCACATAACGACACAACAGTATAGATTCCCGCCTGCGCGGGAATGACAAGTGGCGTTCAGGCAATCGGCTAAAGTATTACCGTTTCTCAAATATTAACATTTTCGCCGGTTTTTTGCAATCCATAAGGTTTGACAAAATCAGGCATAAGGATATACTTTCTGAAAACGTCTTTTTAAAGGAATTGATATGTTTAAATGTTTGGGCTTGCTTGCCGTTGTTATTAGCTTGTTTTTTATTACAAATTGTTCGGCTGTGGATGTGCCGGACGTCAACTACGGAATCATTTGCGTGCCGGCGGCGAATTTACGCGGCGCGGCTACGCACGAAACGGAACTTTACGACCAGGAAATTATGGGGTATCCGGTTAAACTGCTGCAAAAGCAGGACAACTGGTATCAGGTGCAGATGGAATACGGCTACGTCGGCTGGATGAATGAAAAATCGTTCGTTCAGGTTAATGCGGTACAACTCATACACTGGAAAAACAGCCCAAAGGTTCGCGTAACAAAAGTTTTCGGATTTGTTTACTCAAAACCGGACACATCGAGCCAGCCGGTTACAAACGTCGTGATGAATGTGCTTCTGAAAAAAGGTGAAAAAGTCAACAACAAATGGCTCAAGGTTGAAACGCCTGACGGCCGAGCAGGCTTTTTGCAAAAACAGGACTGTGTCGATGCGGTCGCAAAGGAATTATCAAAAGAAGAGATGAGTAAA
This window encodes:
- a CDS encoding NlpC/P60 family protein; translation: MFKCLGLLAVVISLFFITNCSAVDVPDVNYGIICVPAANLRGAATHETELYDQEIMGYPVKLLQKQDNWYQVQMEYGYVGWMNEKSFVQVNAVQLIHWKNSPKVRVTKVFGFVYSKPDTSSQPVTNVVMNVLLKKGEKVNNKWLKVETPDGRAGFLQKQDCVDAVAKELSKEEMSKSIVETAKMMMGVPYLWGGKSSVSCDCSGLTSTVFRAHGIAIGRDSCKQATEGKAVDINDFTKVQPGDLIFFGKESISHVAISLGGKDFIHQSGCVHITSLDPNSPYYEESYGKKLKVIRRFF
- the asnA gene encoding aspartate--ammonia ligase gives rise to the protein MASLYIDPHYKPLLTLRETEKAIKEVKDFFEQTLSWNLNLQRVSAPLFVRKGSGINDDLNGIERKVTFQIRDDADSDAEVVFSLAKWKRMVLADYGFKPDEGLYTDMNAIRPDEESLDNLHSIYVDQWDWERVITPQQRNLEFLKNIVRTIYSCLLETENYVRSLHPQITPILPKKIEFVHTEDLQEMYPDLTPKQREDKVAKEYGAVFVIGIGGELADGKIHDGRAPDYDDWTTPTLHGKKGLNGDILLWYPTLNRAFEISSMGIRVDKTAMLKQLEIRNELHRKDFDWHKRLLDGRLPLSIGGGIGQSRLCMFLLQKLHVGEVHSSIWPQDIIDKCHKAGIRLL